A single region of the Plantactinospora soyae genome encodes:
- a CDS encoding sirohydrochlorin chelatase, whose protein sequence is MRVAPLTAVPAPIVLVAHGSRDPRAALATEALTRAVAAARPGLVARASYLDHGQPRPAAVLAELEAAGHRRAVLVPLLLTAAYHGKVDIPETVAAARSAGLEIPVLVGDVLGPTEAGVDPRLVAGLCRRLTEAGCSVHGDSDNGRVDGLVLAAAGTRDAAARRTVEEVAEALGAALAVPTRVGYASAAPPTAAVAVAGLRAGGARRVAVATYFLAPGRLYETAMASAREAGAVAFAAPLGDAPELARLVLARADATGGGSLPRVGMNETVSEIPPARPSSIRE, encoded by the coding sequence GTGCGGGTTGCACCTCTGACCGCTGTCCCGGCCCCGATCGTGCTGGTGGCACACGGGAGCCGGGATCCGCGGGCGGCGCTCGCGACCGAGGCGCTGACCCGGGCCGTGGCAGCGGCCCGGCCCGGTCTGGTGGCCCGGGCCAGCTATCTCGACCACGGTCAGCCCCGCCCGGCGGCCGTACTGGCCGAGCTGGAGGCGGCCGGTCACCGGCGGGCCGTACTGGTGCCGCTGCTGCTGACCGCCGCCTATCACGGCAAGGTCGACATCCCCGAGACGGTGGCGGCGGCCCGGTCGGCGGGGCTGGAGATCCCGGTACTCGTCGGCGACGTGCTGGGGCCCACCGAGGCGGGTGTCGACCCGCGGCTGGTGGCGGGACTGTGCCGACGGTTGACCGAGGCCGGGTGCTCGGTGCACGGGGACTCCGACAACGGACGCGTCGACGGGCTGGTGCTGGCCGCGGCCGGGACCAGGGACGCGGCTGCCCGCCGTACGGTCGAGGAGGTGGCCGAGGCGCTCGGCGCCGCCCTGGCCGTCCCGACCCGGGTCGGGTACGCCTCCGCCGCGCCACCGACCGCCGCCGTGGCCGTGGCCGGGCTGCGGGCGGGGGGTGCCCGGCGGGTGGCGGTGGCCACCTACTTCCTGGCTCCGGGCCGGCTCTACGAGACGGCGATGGCTTCGGCCCGGGAGGCGGGCGCGGTGGCCTTCGCGGCCCCCCTCGGTGACGCTCCGGAGTTGGCCCGATTGGTACTGGCAAGGGCGGATGCGACCGGAGGCGGATCATTGCCGAGAGTGGGCATGAACGAGACGGTCAGCGAAATTCCGCCGGCACGGCCGTCGTCAATTCGTGAATAG
- a CDS encoding WhiB family transcriptional regulator gives MDWRHHAACRDEDPELFFPIGTSGPAVLQVEQAKAVCRRCSVTDECLQWALESGQDAGVWGGMSEEERRAVKRRGGLRVLRAHSA, from the coding sequence ATGGACTGGCGCCACCATGCTGCCTGCCGCGACGAAGACCCGGAGCTGTTCTTCCCGATCGGAACGTCCGGGCCGGCAGTCCTGCAGGTCGAGCAGGCCAAGGCCGTCTGCCGGCGTTGCTCCGTGACCGACGAGTGCCTCCAGTGGGCACTCGAATCCGGTCAGGACGCCGGCGTCTGGGGCGGAATGAGCGAAGAAGAACGGCGCGCTGTCAAGCGCCGTGGTGGCCTTCGGGTCCTGCGCGCTCACTCTGCCTGA
- a CDS encoding diacylglycerol/lipid kinase family protein yields the protein MRAILVVNPKATTTTGRGRDVLVRALRSEVDLTVEYTRRRGHAVALARAAARQGVDLVVTLGGDGTVNEVVNGLMTAGPSDTDENRPSAEQLPALAAVPGGSTNVFARALGLPSQWPDAAGVILEGLRLGRVRTIGLGRADDRYFTFCAGLGLDAAVINRVERARRRGRVSTPSLYLRSIVSQYLLGDERRHPTIRLERPGEITEGELATVIIQNTAPWTYVGDREVNPNPDASFDLGLDVLAMRRLRVQSTTRMVTQSLSRQPDPRGRQILRLHDLDEFSLVAERPQAFQLDGDYLGERNKVRFTSVAAALRVIC from the coding sequence GACCTCACCGTCGAGTACACCAGGCGGCGTGGGCACGCGGTCGCGCTGGCCAGGGCGGCGGCCCGGCAGGGCGTCGACCTGGTGGTCACCCTCGGCGGGGACGGCACCGTCAACGAGGTGGTCAACGGCCTGATGACGGCCGGACCCTCCGACACCGACGAGAACCGACCGTCGGCCGAGCAACTGCCGGCCCTCGCCGCCGTACCGGGCGGCTCCACCAACGTGTTCGCCCGGGCGCTCGGGCTGCCGAGCCAGTGGCCGGACGCCGCCGGTGTGATCCTCGAAGGGCTGCGGCTGGGCCGGGTACGCACCATCGGGCTGGGTCGGGCCGACGACCGGTACTTCACCTTCTGCGCGGGGCTCGGGCTCGACGCGGCGGTGATCAACCGGGTCGAGCGGGCCCGCCGCCGGGGTCGGGTCTCCACCCCGTCGTTGTACCTGCGGTCGATCGTCAGCCAGTACCTGCTCGGTGACGAACGTCGGCATCCCACGATCAGGCTGGAACGTCCGGGCGAGATCACGGAGGGTGAACTCGCCACGGTGATCATCCAGAACACCGCGCCGTGGACCTACGTCGGTGACCGTGAGGTCAATCCCAACCCGGACGCCTCGTTCGATCTCGGCCTGGATGTGCTCGCCATGCGTCGCCTACGGGTACAGAGCACAACACGGATGGTGACGCAGAGCTTGTCCCGGCAGCCCGACCCTCGCGGCCGGCAAATTTTACGACTGCACGACCTGGACGAGTTTTCCCTGGTAGCAGAGCGTCCGCAGGCGTTCCAGCTCGATGGCGACTATCTCGGAGAGCGAAACAAAGTTCGATTCACCTCCGTTGCGGCCGCACTAAGAGTAATCTGCTAG